Proteins encoded within one genomic window of Ovis aries strain OAR_USU_Benz2616 breed Rambouillet chromosome 1, ARS-UI_Ramb_v3.0, whole genome shotgun sequence:
- the SMIM11 gene encoding small integral membrane protein 11 gives MNWKVLEHFPLLLYILAAKTLILCLAFAGVKVYQRKRLEAKQQKVEAEKRKQAEKKES, from the exons ATGAACTGGAAG GTGCTTGAACACTTCCCCCTGCTGCTGTATATCTTGGCGGCGAAAACACTCATCCTCTGCCTGGCGTTTGCCGGAGTCAAAGTCTACCAGAGAAAACGATTGGAAGCAAAGCAGCAAAAGGTGGAAGCTGAGAAGAGGAAGCAGGCGGAGAAGAAGGAGAGCTAA
- the KCNE2 gene encoding potassium voltage-gated channel subfamily E member 2 has protein sequence MPTLSNLTQTLEYVFKRVFITYMENWRRNTTVEQEALQAKVDAENFYYVILYLMVMIGMFSFIIVAILVSTVKSKRREHSNDPYHQYIVEDWQGKYRSQIVNLEESRATIHENTGAVALTMSP, from the coding sequence ATGCCAACTCTATCCAATCTGACACAGACACTGGAATATGTCTTCAAAAGGGTTTTTATCACTTACATGGAAAACTGGCGCAGGAACACAACGGTTGAGCAAGAGGCCCTGCAAGCCAAGGTTGATGCTGAGAACTTCTACTATGTCATCTTGTACCTTATGGTGATGATTGGAATGTTCTCTTTCATCATTGTAGCCATCCTGGTGAGCACAGTGAAATCCAAGAGACGAGAGCACTCCAATGACCCATACCATCAGTACATTGTGGAGGACTGGCAAGGGAAGTACAGAAGTCAAATTGTGAACCTAGAAGAATCAAGGGCCACCATCCATGAGAACACAGGTGCAGTGGCGCTCACGATGTCTCCTTGA